A genome region from Nocardia sp. NBC_00565 includes the following:
- a CDS encoding arabinosyltransferase domain-containing protein translates to MPDAATAVLTKPPAAPEVAPSDFRTARLVALVAGVLGALFALAAPFLPVSQTTATLNWPQGGTLGSVQAPLMSQVPIDLDASIPCAAVDQLPSYGGMLLATAPPQGDRASLEAMFVRVSDATVDVIDRNAVVASAERARMGECGAITISSDINRTRASFGGLTTMVERPVEGAAPGVAQKVAVPVEGQLNGDLRPQVVGVFTDLKGAVPTGLSFHMTVDTRFSSSPTPVKLIAMIAAVLCTLIALGALAKLDGSDGRGHRRFLPANWLKPTWADGAVIGTLLLWHFVGANTSDDGYILSMVRVAPHAGYMANYFRWYGVPEAPFGWYYYVVQIFSEISTASPWVRLPALFCAILCWMVISREVVPRLGRGVRNSKVALWTGGLVFLAFWLPFDNGLRSEPIVALGALLTWVSIERAIATGRLLPAAIAILVAAFTLAAAPTGLMCVAALLAGIRPLVRIVVRRHRHLAAQGAGKWGSTLPLLAPIAAAGLLVLIVVYSDQTFAGIQEANRVRQVTGPNLAWYEDYLRYYYLFVETVDGSLSRRFAFLIMLLCLFTTMLVLLRRRLVPGIASGPTWRLMGVVFGTIFFMMFNPTKWTHHFGAYAGIAGSLAAVTAVAVSASALRARKNRAIFLAGLLFVLAIAFSGINGYWYVSSFGVPWFDKRISLHGYQSNTLMLVLFGFALALVGWSTLREDYAKPQPSAKSVRGKRIRKFAAIPLTVVAAMMVLLEVFSLVKGAAAQYPAYSLARSNFDSLQGSSCGLANDVLVESDVNKGNGMLTPIADPANPPKDGDPLAGADPVGFDPNGVPEKLSADSIEVKPGTGNTSTQSVGPVGADGQNAGTDGGFGVTGVNGSRATLPFGLDPATTPVMGSYQNGVQQPAHLVSSWYQLAPRSDDHPLVVISAAGRILSVDDTGDMRYGQSLTVDYGKHLPDGSVQMLGTYLPRDIGPFPSWRNLRVPLDEIAPDADAVRIVANDPILIGDQWLAFTPPRMPKLASLNTFIGSEQPVLLDWAVGLQFPCQRPLDHKNGVAEVPGYRILPDRPLAISSTNTWQAEEFGGLLGFSQMLSKSSTIPTYMKNDWARDWGSLERYDQYYSATPAKLETSTATRSGLWSPGQLRVF, encoded by the coding sequence GTGCCCGACGCCGCTACTGCTGTCTTGACAAAACCGCCCGCCGCGCCAGAAGTCGCACCGAGCGACTTCCGAACCGCGCGCCTCGTCGCGCTGGTCGCTGGCGTACTCGGTGCGCTGTTCGCGCTGGCGGCTCCGTTCTTACCGGTGAGCCAGACGACCGCGACGCTGAACTGGCCCCAAGGCGGCACGCTCGGCAGCGTGCAGGCACCGCTGATGTCGCAGGTGCCGATCGACCTCGACGCCAGCATCCCGTGCGCCGCGGTCGATCAGCTGCCGAGCTACGGCGGCATGCTGCTGGCCACCGCGCCGCCGCAGGGTGACCGGGCGTCGCTGGAGGCGATGTTCGTGCGGGTCTCCGACGCCACGGTGGACGTGATCGACCGCAATGCCGTGGTCGCCTCGGCCGAGCGCGCGCGGATGGGCGAATGCGGCGCGATCACCATCAGCTCCGATATCAATCGGACCAGGGCGTCGTTCGGCGGCCTGACCACGATGGTCGAGCGGCCGGTCGAGGGTGCGGCGCCCGGCGTGGCGCAGAAGGTCGCGGTACCGGTCGAGGGGCAGCTGAATGGTGATCTGCGGCCGCAGGTGGTCGGCGTCTTCACCGATCTGAAGGGCGCGGTGCCCACCGGACTGTCGTTCCACATGACGGTGGATACGCGGTTCTCCTCCAGCCCGACTCCGGTCAAATTGATCGCGATGATCGCGGCGGTGCTGTGCACGCTGATCGCGCTCGGCGCGCTGGCCAAGCTCGACGGCAGCGACGGGCGCGGGCACCGCCGGTTCCTGCCCGCCAACTGGCTGAAGCCGACCTGGGCGGACGGCGCGGTCATCGGCACGCTGCTGCTGTGGCATTTCGTCGGCGCCAACACCTCCGACGACGGCTATATCCTCAGCATGGTCCGGGTGGCACCGCACGCGGGCTATATGGCCAACTACTTCCGCTGGTACGGCGTGCCCGAAGCGCCGTTCGGCTGGTACTACTACGTTGTCCAGATCTTCTCGGAGATCTCCACCGCGAGCCCGTGGGTCCGCTTGCCCGCGCTGTTCTGCGCGATCCTGTGCTGGATGGTCATCAGCCGCGAGGTGGTGCCCCGTCTCGGCCGCGGTGTGCGCAACAGCAAGGTGGCACTGTGGACCGGCGGACTGGTCTTCCTGGCGTTCTGGCTGCCGTTCGACAACGGTCTGCGTTCGGAGCCGATCGTCGCACTGGGTGCGCTGCTGACCTGGGTGTCGATCGAGCGGGCCATCGCGACCGGTCGGTTGTTGCCGGCGGCGATCGCGATTCTGGTGGCCGCGTTCACCTTGGCGGCCGCACCGACGGGTCTGATGTGTGTGGCGGCATTGCTCGCCGGAATTCGGCCGCTGGTGCGGATCGTGGTGCGCAGGCACCGCCACTTGGCCGCGCAGGGTGCCGGTAAATGGGGTTCGACACTGCCGCTGCTCGCACCGATCGCGGCCGCGGGGTTGCTGGTGCTGATCGTGGTCTACAGCGACCAGACCTTCGCCGGTATCCAAGAGGCCAACCGGGTACGTCAGGTGACCGGCCCGAACCTGGCCTGGTACGAGGACTACCTGCGCTACTACTACCTGTTCGTGGAGACCGTCGACGGATCGCTGTCGCGCCGGTTCGCCTTCCTGATCATGTTGCTGTGCCTGTTCACCACCATGCTGGTGCTGTTGCGGCGCAGGCTGGTGCCCGGCATCGCGAGCGGTCCGACCTGGCGGCTGATGGGCGTTGTCTTCGGCACCATCTTCTTCATGATGTTCAACCCGACGAAGTGGACCCACCACTTCGGCGCGTACGCGGGCATCGCCGGATCGCTGGCCGCGGTGACGGCGGTGGCGGTATCGGCAAGTGCCTTGCGGGCCAGGAAGAATCGCGCGATATTCCTCGCCGGATTGCTGTTCGTACTGGCGATCGCGTTCTCGGGCATCAACGGCTATTGGTACGTGTCCAGCTTCGGCGTGCCATGGTTCGACAAGCGGATCTCGCTGCATGGCTACCAGTCGAACACGCTGATGCTCGTGCTGTTCGGGTTCGCACTGGCCCTGGTCGGCTGGTCCACGTTGCGCGAGGACTACGCCAAACCGCAGCCGTCGGCGAAGTCGGTGCGTGGCAAGCGGATTCGCAAGTTCGCCGCCATCCCGCTGACCGTGGTCGCTGCGATGATGGTGCTGCTCGAGGTGTTCTCGCTGGTTAAGGGCGCCGCGGCGCAGTACCCGGCCTACTCGCTGGCGCGTTCGAATTTCGATTCGCTGCAGGGTAGTTCGTGCGGTCTCGCCAATGACGTGCTGGTGGAATCGGATGTGAACAAGGGCAACGGCATGTTGACGCCGATCGCCGATCCGGCGAATCCGCCGAAGGACGGCGATCCGCTGGCCGGTGCGGATCCGGTCGGTTTCGATCCCAATGGCGTGCCGGAGAAGTTGAGCGCCGACTCCATCGAGGTGAAGCCGGGCACCGGTAACACCTCCACGCAGTCGGTCGGCCCGGTCGGCGCGGACGGACAGAACGCGGGCACCGACGGCGGCTTCGGCGTCACCGGTGTCAACGGCAGCCGGGCCACCCTGCCCTTCGGTCTCGATCCGGCGACCACGCCGGTGATGGGCAGCTACCAGAACGGTGTGCAGCAGCCCGCGCATCTGGTGTCCAGCTGGTACCAGTTGGCGCCGCGCTCGGATGATCATCCACTGGTTGTCATTTCGGCCGCGGGCCGCATCCTGTCCGTCGACGACACCGGCGACATGAGGTACGGCCAGTCGCTGACCGTCGACTACGGCAAGCACCTGCCCGACGGCAGCGTGCAGATGCTCGGCACCTATCTGCCGCGCGATATCGGCCCGTTCCCGTCGTGGCGCAACCTGCGCGTCCCGCTCGACGAGATCGCGCCGGATGCCGATGCGGTGCGCATCGTCGCCAATGACCCGATTCTGATCGGCGATCAGTGGCTGGCGTTCACGCCGCCGCGGATGCCGAAATTGGCGTCGCTCAACACCTTCATCGGCTCCGAGCAGCCGGTGCTGCTCGACTGGGCGGTCGGTCTGCAGTTCCCGTGCCAGCGGCCGCTGGATCACAAGAACGGCGTCGCCGAGGTGCCCGGCTACCGCATCCTGCCGGACCGGCCGCTGGCCATCAGCTCGACGAATACCTGGCAGGCCGAGGAGTTCGGCGGTCTGCTCGGCTTCTCGCAGATGCTGTCCAAGTCGAGCACGATCCCGACGTATATGAAGAACGACTGGGCGCGCGACTGGGGTTCGCTGGAGCGGTACGACCAGTACTACAGCGCGACCCCCGCGAAGCTGGAAACCAGCACGGCCACCAGGTCCGGGCTCTGGTCGCCCGGACAGCTGCGGGTGTTCTGA
- a CDS encoding peptidylprolyl isomerase — MTKVNLETNYGPIVLELDDAKAPGTVANFVNYVNAGHYNGTIFHRVIPNFMIQGGGFTPDMRQKGTQAPIQNEANNGLKNDKYTVAMARTNDPHSATAQFFVNVSDNGFLNHSAPTPQGWGYTVFGKVVEGTEVVDKIAAVSTGNSGGHQDVPQDDVIIESATLA; from the coding sequence ATGACAAAGGTGAATCTCGAAACCAACTACGGACCGATCGTGCTCGAGCTCGACGATGCGAAGGCACCGGGCACCGTCGCGAACTTCGTGAATTACGTGAACGCGGGCCACTACAACGGCACCATCTTCCACCGCGTCATCCCCAACTTCATGATCCAGGGCGGCGGTTTCACCCCCGACATGCGTCAGAAGGGCACCCAGGCCCCGATCCAGAACGAGGCCAACAATGGCCTGAAGAACGACAAGTACACCGTCGCGATGGCGCGCACCAATGATCCGCACTCGGCCACCGCGCAGTTCTTCGTCAACGTCTCCGACAACGGCTTCCTGAACCACTCCGCGCCGACCCCGCAGGGCTGGGGCTACACGGTCTTCGGCAAGGTCGTCGAGGGCACCGAGGTGGTCGACAAGATCGCCGCGGTGTCCACCGGCAACAGCGGAGGCCACCAGGACGTGCCGCAGGACGACGTCATCATCGAGTCGGCGACCCTCGCCTGA
- a CDS encoding acyl-CoA carboxylase subunit beta produces MKRDQVNTTAEKLADLRKRLELAQEPAGEAGVQKRANKGIPSARDRINMLLDPGTFVEIGALVRKPGDPSALYGDGVVTGHGLVEGRPVAVFSHDQTVYGGSVGEMFGRKVANIMEYAGKVGCPVVGINDSGGARVQEAVTSLAWYAQLGLKVEPLSGMVPQVSLILGKCAGGAVYAPINTDVVVATEEAYMFVTGPDVIREVTGEDVSLEELGGANSQAQYGNIHHIAKDEQAAFEWVRAYLGFLPTSCQEVPPVVNPGLEPELTSSDLELNSIVPDSDNAGYDMHEILLRIFDDGDFHEIGAAAGRNVITGFARVDGRSVGVVANQPMVSAGALDARASDKASHFVRLCDAFDIPLVFVVDTPGFLPGVEQEKIGVIKRGGRFLFSYVEATVPKVTVVIRKSYGGGYAVMGSKQLGADVNLAWPTARIAVMGAESAVSLIGRKQIEAAPQEQRAAVRQQMIDFYNATVATPWVAAERGYIDAVIEPATTRLEIRRALHLLRDKSLIRNPRKHHLLPL; encoded by the coding sequence ATGAAGAGAGACCAAGTGAACACGACTGCCGAGAAACTCGCCGACCTGCGCAAGAGATTGGAATTAGCGCAGGAACCGGCGGGTGAAGCGGGGGTGCAGAAGCGGGCGAACAAGGGAATTCCCAGCGCCCGCGACCGGATAAATATGCTGCTCGATCCGGGTACCTTCGTGGAAATCGGTGCGCTGGTGCGCAAGCCGGGTGATCCATCGGCGCTTTACGGTGACGGTGTGGTGACCGGGCACGGTCTGGTCGAGGGTCGGCCGGTCGCGGTGTTCTCCCACGATCAGACCGTCTACGGCGGTTCGGTCGGTGAGATGTTCGGCCGTAAGGTCGCCAACATCATGGAGTACGCCGGGAAAGTCGGCTGCCCCGTAGTGGGTATCAACGATTCCGGTGGCGCGCGCGTGCAGGAGGCTGTTACGTCGCTGGCCTGGTACGCCCAGCTCGGTCTCAAGGTCGAACCGCTTTCGGGCATGGTGCCGCAGGTGTCGCTGATTCTCGGCAAGTGTGCGGGCGGTGCGGTGTACGCGCCGATCAATACCGACGTGGTGGTGGCCACCGAAGAGGCCTACATGTTCGTGACCGGGCCCGATGTGATTCGCGAGGTCACCGGCGAGGATGTCAGCCTCGAGGAACTCGGTGGCGCGAATAGCCAAGCGCAGTACGGCAATATCCACCATATCGCCAAGGACGAGCAGGCCGCGTTCGAATGGGTGCGAGCCTATCTGGGCTTCCTGCCGACGAGCTGCCAGGAAGTGCCGCCGGTCGTGAATCCGGGTCTGGAGCCGGAACTCACCAGCTCGGATTTGGAACTGAATTCCATTGTGCCGGACTCGGATAACGCCGGATACGATATGCACGAGATCCTGTTGCGGATCTTCGACGACGGCGATTTCCATGAGATCGGCGCGGCGGCCGGGCGCAATGTCATCACCGGCTTCGCGCGGGTGGACGGGCGCAGTGTCGGCGTGGTCGCGAATCAGCCGATGGTGTCCGCCGGTGCGCTGGACGCCAGGGCCTCGGATAAGGCCTCGCATTTCGTGCGCCTATGCGACGCGTTCGACATTCCGCTCGTATTCGTCGTGGACACACCGGGATTCCTACCCGGGGTGGAACAGGAGAAGATCGGCGTCATCAAGCGCGGTGGCCGCTTCCTGTTCTCCTACGTGGAGGCCACCGTGCCCAAGGTGACCGTGGTGATCCGCAAGTCCTACGGCGGCGGATATGCGGTGATGGGCTCCAAACAGCTCGGCGCGGACGTGAATCTGGCCTGGCCGACGGCCCGGATCGCGGTCATGGGCGCGGAGAGCGCGGTCAGTCTGATCGGGCGCAAGCAGATCGAGGCCGCGCCGCAGGAGCAGCGTGCCGCCGTGCGTCAGCAGATGATCGACTTCTACAACGCGACGGTGGCGACACCATGGGTCGCCGCCGAGCGCGGCTACATCGACGCCGTCATCGAACCGGCGACCACCCGCCTGGAAATACGCCGCGCCCTACACCTGCTGCGCGACAAATCCCTCATCCGCAACCCACGCAAACACCACCTGCTCCCACTCTGA
- the pks13 gene encoding polyketide synthase Pks13 (Pks13 is a key enzyme in mycolic acid biosynthesis.), with protein MADNEGTPTQTTEIVPAPADAIDPAEGSQSAAKPAAYVTSLSVAELREWLRRWVSDATGQPIEQITVDRPMEEFGLASRDAIALGGDIEELTGVVLTATVVYQHPTIASLAEVVINGEPEAPEEAADDAFYAGYTPGEAHDIAIVGMSTRLPGAGDTPESTWEFLINRGDGIRELPEGRWAEFLDEPEVAKAVAEGNTLGGYLDQEVVKGFDAEFFAMSPIEVERVDPQQRLMMELTWEALEHARIPASELKGAPVGIFVGSSTSDFMLIAALGLGAEPDPNVPVSAQAYGIMGSSTGIIANRVSYFYDFRGPSVTVDTACSSTLVAVHQAVRALREGDADLALAGGVNMILAPAATLGFDQNGGVAKNGHIKAFSADADGMVRSEGAGLVVLKRLADAERDGDRIMAVIKGSAVNNDGRSNGLLAPNPDAQADVLRRAYRDAGIKPSTVDYIEAHGTGTLLGDPIEADALGRVIGRGRDDDKPALLGSAKTNFGHLESGAGVASLAKVVMGFQHNVIAPNINFAGPNPYIPFEQAHLKVVDEPTEFPRYSGTATVGISGFGFGGTNAHVVLQEYVPASAAPVETPAIVDELDEETTDVVAEADEILAEDAEQTDVVEPEWSEDRTEPLPVILAVSGYLPSRRRRAAAELADWLESEAGREVALADVARSLAKRSHWRSRGVVIARTHEEAVAGLRAIATGKPGAGVFTADAPAAQGPIWVLSGFGAQHRKMGKQLYQENSIFRRAVDEVDELVQDEAGYSIREMILDDAQDYNVGTSQVGIFTIQLGLAALLRAHGARPDAVVGHSMGEVAGAYLAGGLPLEDAVRVICARSRLMGEGEAMISDDDVRNMALVELSAEAIEAMLVDYPDVECAVYAAPTNTVIGGPQDQVAAIVAKVEEAGKFARVLQTRGAGHTSQMDPLLGELAAELAGIEPTKLKVGLYSTVNKEQFYRAGSDPVHDEDYWVKNMRHSVYFTNAVKLAVDSGHTTFLELAPNSVALMQVLGTTFAAGLHDAQLIATLKRKEDESAGVIAALAQLYVHGHRVDLSSLLPAGEFADVPRTTFLRKEYWPKARMISGSGNGRVPGAHVALPDGRHVWEVQAAAVTDLAVLVKTAAAQVLSDVSIGASIPHAVLPTSATLTTTLTPHLGGASVQVHARAGASFQLLFEAVVASGAPLPEPVVAVPVSSTEVATTGGADIEIVETFGERWDPEGTQTLEERLSLIVAESMGYAVEDLPMEIPLMELGLDSLMAMRIKNRVEYEFDIPQLQVQAVRDANLNEVAKVLHYAIEHREEVRAMADKQAAGAEIAVDGGFIAAARAAVAAGQDPAAAVANAAAAEGVSLGAENTSVEAEAEAVVAAAETAAGITGAAAGTAAPAPAAPEQVAAVEANEAAIERALDTENTTAVGAAEAVAAADATAIFGGQPSGADEDDVPPRDAAERLTFATWAIVTGKSAGGIFNTLPILEEEVAEKLATRLTERVKAEVTVDDVLDCETIEQLADIVRVLQDSGADVDGYVRPLRPRVEGSNAVPVFVFHPAGGNTLVYEPLLKRLPADTPMYGIERADGAIEERAKQYVPQLRKIQGDGPYVLYGWSLGAVLAMAVAHILRAEGADVRMVGLIDLAIPTEPEDNSPAERIRRIQRYQAFAKKTYGVEGELPQEQLEELALANDEDQFKMISDLVKISGTKIPGGVLEHQRTSWIENRALQKMRPARYEGDVVLYLADRYHDGAIELEPRFAHRLPNGGWDEYIPNLEVIHIPGDHLQIVDEPRIGKIGADLTAKLAVIAP; from the coding sequence ATGGCTGACAACGAGGGCACGCCCACCCAGACGACCGAGATCGTGCCCGCTCCGGCGGACGCGATCGATCCCGCCGAGGGTTCGCAGTCCGCTGCGAAACCGGCCGCTTACGTGACCAGTTTGTCGGTCGCGGAATTGCGGGAGTGGCTGCGGCGCTGGGTCTCCGACGCGACCGGTCAACCGATCGAGCAGATCACGGTGGACCGGCCGATGGAGGAGTTCGGGCTGGCCTCACGCGATGCCATCGCGCTCGGCGGCGATATCGAAGAGCTGACCGGTGTGGTGCTGACCGCGACGGTGGTCTATCAGCATCCGACCATCGCGTCGCTGGCCGAGGTCGTCATCAATGGTGAGCCGGAGGCGCCGGAGGAGGCCGCCGACGATGCGTTCTACGCCGGGTACACCCCGGGCGAGGCACACGATATCGCGATCGTCGGCATGTCCACCCGCCTGCCCGGTGCCGGGGACACCCCGGAATCCACCTGGGAATTCCTGATCAACCGCGGCGACGGGATCCGCGAGCTGCCGGAGGGCCGGTGGGCGGAATTCCTCGATGAGCCCGAGGTGGCCAAGGCCGTCGCCGAGGGCAACACCCTGGGCGGCTACCTCGATCAGGAGGTGGTCAAGGGCTTCGACGCGGAGTTCTTCGCCATGTCGCCGATCGAGGTCGAGCGGGTCGATCCGCAGCAGCGCCTGATGATGGAACTGACCTGGGAAGCCCTGGAGCATGCCAGGATTCCGGCCAGCGAGCTCAAGGGTGCGCCGGTCGGCATCTTCGTCGGCTCGTCCACCAGCGACTTCATGTTGATCGCCGCGCTCGGGCTCGGCGCCGAACCCGATCCGAACGTGCCGGTATCCGCGCAGGCCTACGGGATCATGGGTAGCTCGACCGGCATCATCGCCAATCGGGTCTCGTACTTCTACGACTTCCGCGGTCCCTCGGTGACGGTCGACACCGCGTGCTCGTCCACACTGGTCGCGGTGCATCAGGCGGTGCGCGCGCTGCGCGAGGGCGACGCCGATCTGGCGCTGGCCGGTGGCGTGAACATGATTCTGGCCCCGGCGGCCACCCTCGGCTTCGATCAGAACGGCGGTGTCGCGAAGAACGGCCATATCAAGGCGTTCTCCGCCGATGCCGACGGCATGGTGCGCTCCGAGGGCGCCGGTCTGGTGGTGCTCAAGCGGCTCGCCGACGCCGAACGCGATGGCGACCGGATCATGGCCGTGATCAAGGGCTCCGCGGTCAACAACGACGGCCGCTCCAACGGCCTGCTCGCGCCGAATCCGGACGCTCAGGCCGATGTGCTGCGCCGGGCTTACCGGGACGCGGGCATCAAACCGTCCACCGTCGACTACATCGAGGCGCACGGCACCGGCACGCTGCTCGGTGATCCGATCGAAGCCGATGCGCTGGGCCGGGTGATCGGCCGCGGCCGCGACGATGACAAGCCCGCGCTGCTGGGTTCGGCAAAGACCAACTTCGGACATCTCGAGTCCGGTGCCGGTGTGGCCAGCCTGGCCAAGGTGGTCATGGGGTTCCAGCACAACGTCATCGCGCCGAATATCAACTTCGCGGGACCCAATCCGTACATTCCGTTCGAGCAGGCGCATCTGAAGGTTGTCGATGAGCCGACCGAATTCCCGCGCTACAGCGGCACCGCCACCGTCGGTATCTCCGGATTCGGTTTCGGTGGCACCAATGCGCATGTGGTGCTGCAGGAGTATGTGCCCGCGTCCGCCGCGCCGGTCGAAACTCCCGCGATCGTCGATGAGCTCGACGAGGAGACCACCGATGTGGTCGCGGAGGCGGATGAGATTCTCGCCGAGGACGCTGAGCAGACCGATGTGGTCGAGCCCGAATGGTCCGAGGATCGGACCGAGCCGCTGCCGGTGATCCTCGCCGTCTCCGGTTATCTCCCTTCGCGTCGCCGCCGTGCCGCCGCCGAGCTCGCCGACTGGCTGGAGTCCGAGGCCGGCCGCGAGGTTGCGCTGGCGGATGTCGCGCGGTCGCTGGCCAAGCGCAGTCACTGGCGTTCGCGCGGTGTGGTCATCGCCAGGACGCATGAAGAGGCGGTCGCCGGGCTGCGTGCCATCGCGACGGGTAAGCCGGGCGCCGGTGTGTTCACCGCGGACGCGCCCGCCGCGCAGGGGCCGATCTGGGTGCTGTCCGGTTTCGGCGCGCAGCACCGCAAGATGGGCAAGCAGCTCTACCAGGAGAATTCGATCTTCCGCCGGGCCGTCGACGAGGTCGACGAACTGGTGCAGGACGAGGCGGGCTACTCGATCCGCGAGATGATCCTGGACGACGCGCAAGACTACAACGTCGGTACCTCGCAGGTCGGCATCTTCACCATCCAGCTCGGCTTGGCCGCGCTGCTGCGCGCGCACGGCGCGCGGCCCGATGCGGTGGTCGGTCATTCGATGGGTGAGGTGGCCGGTGCCTACCTCGCCGGTGGTCTGCCGCTCGAGGACGCGGTGCGCGTGATCTGCGCCCGCTCGCGCCTTATGGGCGAGGGCGAGGCGATGATCAGCGACGACGACGTGCGCAATATGGCACTGGTCGAGCTCAGCGCCGAGGCCATCGAGGCGATGCTCGTCGATTACCCGGACGTGGAGTGCGCGGTGTACGCGGCACCGACCAATACCGTGATCGGCGGACCGCAGGATCAGGTCGCGGCGATCGTGGCGAAGGTCGAGGAGGCGGGCAAATTCGCCCGGGTGCTGCAGACCCGCGGCGCGGGCCACACCTCGCAGATGGATCCGCTGCTCGGCGAGTTGGCGGCCGAGCTGGCCGGTATCGAGCCGACCAAGCTGAAGGTCGGCCTGTACTCGACGGTCAACAAGGAGCAGTTCTACCGCGCGGGCAGCGATCCGGTGCACGACGAGGACTACTGGGTCAAGAACATGCGCCACAGCGTGTACTTCACCAATGCGGTGAAGCTCGCGGTGGACTCCGGCCACACCACCTTCCTGGAGTTGGCGCCGAATTCCGTTGCGCTGATGCAGGTGCTGGGCACCACCTTCGCGGCCGGACTGCACGACGCGCAGCTCATCGCGACGCTCAAGCGCAAGGAAGACGAGTCGGCGGGCGTGATCGCCGCGCTCGCGCAGCTGTATGTGCACGGGCACCGGGTCGATCTGTCGTCGCTGCTGCCCGCCGGCGAGTTCGCCGACGTGCCGCGAACCACGTTCTTGCGCAAGGAGTACTGGCCGAAGGCGCGCATGATTTCCGGCAGCGGTAACGGTCGGGTGCCGGGCGCGCATGTCGCATTGCCCGACGGTCGGCATGTGTGGGAGGTGCAGGCCGCGGCCGTCACCGATCTGGCCGTGCTGGTGAAAACCGCTGCGGCACAGGTGCTCAGCGATGTTTCGATCGGTGCGTCGATCCCGCATGCGGTGCTGCCGACCAGCGCAACCCTGACCACCACGCTGACGCCGCACCTCGGTGGCGCGTCGGTGCAGGTGCATGCTCGCGCGGGTGCGAGCTTCCAGCTGTTGTTCGAGGCGGTCGTCGCCTCGGGTGCGCCGCTGCCCGAACCCGTTGTCGCCGTGCCCGTTTCGAGCACCGAGGTCGCGACCACCGGTGGTGCGGATATCGAGATCGTCGAAACCTTCGGTGAGCGTTGGGATCCGGAAGGCACGCAGACCCTCGAGGAGCGGCTGTCGCTGATCGTCGCCGAGTCGATGGGTTACGCGGTCGAGGATCTGCCGATGGAGATCCCGCTGATGGAGCTCGGTCTCGACTCGCTGATGGCGATGCGGATCAAGAACCGGGTCGAATACGAATTCGATATTCCGCAGCTGCAGGTCCAGGCCGTGCGTGATGCGAACCTGAACGAGGTCGCCAAGGTGCTGCACTACGCCATCGAGCACCGCGAAGAGGTGCGGGCGATGGCGGACAAGCAGGCCGCCGGCGCGGAAATCGCGGTCGACGGCGGATTCATCGCGGCCGCGCGCGCGGCTGTCGCGGCCGGTCAGGACCCGGCGGCTGCGGTGGCGAATGCGGCTGCCGCCGAAGGGGTTTCGCTGGGTGCGGAGAACACCTCGGTGGAGGCGGAGGCCGAGGCTGTTGTCGCGGCGGCCGAGACGGCCGCGGGCATCACCGGTGCCGCCGCAGGCACTGCCGCACCAGCTCCGGCCGCGCCGGAGCAGGTCGCTGCGGTCGAGGCGAACGAGGCCGCGATCGAACGAGCTCTCGACACCGAGAACACCACCGCGGTCGGCGCGGCCGAGGCCGTGGCTGCTGCCGACGCCACCGCGATCTTCGGTGGGCAGCCCTCCGGTGCCGACGAGGACGATGTGCCGCCCCGCGATGCCGCCGAGCGGTTGACCTTTGCCACCTGGGCGATCGTGACGGGCAAGTCGGCGGGTGGCATCTTCAATACCCTGCCGATCCTCGAAGAGGAGGTCGCCGAGAAGTTGGCGACCCGACTCACTGAGCGGGTCAAGGCCGAGGTCACCGTCGATGATGTGCTCGACTGCGAGACCATCGAGCAGCTCGCCGATATCGTGCGTGTGCTGCAGGACAGCGGTGCCGATGTGGACGGGTACGTCCGTCCGCTGCGGCCGCGCGTCGAGGGTTCGAATGCGGTGCCGGTCTTCGTATTCCACCCCGCGGGCGGCAACACGCTGGTGTACGAGCCGCTGCTGAAGCGACTGCCCGCTGACACTCCGATGTACGGCATCGAACGGGCCGACGGTGCGATCGAGGAACGTGCTAAGCAGTACGTGCCGCAGCTGCGCAAAATCCAGGGTGACGGTCCGTACGTGCTGTACGGCTGGTCGCTGGGCGCGGTCCTCGCGATGGCGGTCGCGCACATTCTGCGCGCCGAGGGCGCGGACGTGCGGATGGTCGGCCTGATCGACCTGGCCATTCCGACCGAGCCGGAGGACAACAGTCCGGCGGAGCGGATCCGCCGTATCCAGCGTTACCAGGCATTCGCCAAGAAGACCTACGGCGTGGAAGGCGAACTGCCGCAGGAACAGTTGGAAGAGTTGGCACTGGCGAACGACGAAGATCAGTTCAAGATGATCAGCGATCTGGTCAAGATCAGCGGGACCAAGATTCCGGGCGGTGTGCTCGAACATCAGCGCACCTCGTGGATCGAGAACCGGGCGTTGCAGAAGATGCGGCCCGCCCGCTATGAGGGTGATGTCGTGCTCTATCTCGCTGATCGCTACCACGACGGCGCGATCGAGTTGGAGCCGCGTTTCGCGCATCGCCTTCCCAATGGTGGCTGGGATGAATACATTCCGAACCTGGAGGTTATTCATATTCCGGGTGACCACCTCCAGATCGTTGACGAGCCGCGGATCGGAAAGATCGGAGCCGACCTCACCGCGAAGCTTGCTGTGATTGCCCCTTAG